In Episyrphus balteatus chromosome 4, idEpiBalt1.1, whole genome shotgun sequence, the sequence ttttgaattcaaattcaaaaatttgtttaattatgtttttgtttaacaGATTTTAGCACAAAGTGCAAAAAGTTTAGCTCAATCTGAATCGACTATGGACACATGTGCACAGAATTTACGTAAAATGGAATTAATTCGACAGCATGTCGGCTATCAGTGTGACGCAATCAAAGATAGCGTTAATCAGTTGGATTATTTGCAAGAGCAAGTTAGCGCAATGGAGAGATAAA encodes:
- the LOC129919083 gene encoding uncharacterized protein LOC129919083; the protein is MASASSSSARHLFGDSKKRLCERVSVNVNNIGSVARQVVRGSKTNEILAQSAKSLAQSESTMDTCAQNLRKMELIRQHVGYQCDAIKDSVNQLDYLQEQVSAMER